CGCGTCAACGCGAAAATCATTCGCGACGCCGCGTAGAGTCCCGAATTGAGCGCCGACAGCACCGCCGTGAGCACGATGGCGTTCATGACGCTGGCCGCGGCCGGAATACCCATTGCGTCGAGCGCGCTCACATAGGGCGTCGCCATCTTCGGCGAGTTCCACGGCACGAGTGCAACGACGAGCAGGATCGAGCCGACATAAAAAACCAGCACGCGCGTGATCACCGAATTGGTTGCTTTGGCGACCGCCTTCGCAGGCTCCTGCGCCTCGGCCGCCGCGATGGTGACGATTTCCGCTCCGAAGTAAAAGCCCGTGGCGGCGACCGCGCCGCTCAGTACCGGTCCGATTCCTTTGGGCATCAGGCCGCCGTGCGAGAGCAGCGTCGGCAGCACCTCCGTGACATGCTTCGACGCGGGCCACAGTCCCAGCACATACATGCCGCCGAGAAACAGAAACACCATGATCGCCGCGACCTTGATCGATGCGAACCAGAACTCGAATTCACCGTAACTGCCGACCGAGACCAGGTTGGTTGCGGTGAGCGTCACGAGCAAGACGAGACTGATCGCCCACGCGGGGACATCGGGCAACCAGAACTGCACGAGTTTCGCCCCCGCGACCGCCTCCACCGCGACGACGATGACCCAGAAGTACCAGTACATCCAGCCGGTCAAAAAGCCGGCCAGATTGCCGGAGGCGCGCTTGCCGCCGAACGCCAGCCGCGCGTATTCATAGAAGGAGCCGACGGCCGGCATCGCGCAGGCCATTTCACCGAGCATCCGCATGACCAGCACGACCAGCGCGCCGGTGATCAGAAACGACAATACCGCCGCGGGGCCGGCCTGCTGCACGACCACCCCGCTGCCCACGAAGAGCCCCGCGCCGATCACGCCGCCGAGGGCGATCATCGTCATGTGGCGCTGCTTGAGGCCCGCCTTCAATTCCGTTGTTTCTGTAGATCGCTGCATGTCACCTCCACGTTCCGTCATCCGATCGCGAGCCGGGCCGGTCTGCCTGCGCAGCCGCCCGGGCCCGACGTCTTCAATACTGGATGGGGCGAGGACGCTTCGGCGTCTCGCCGGATGATTTGTGATGAAGCACCGCGCGCCGCTGGCGCACGGTGCAAGTGTGCACCGTTTGCCCCATGCGGGCGGCAAGATTCGAACCGCGCGCGACACGGCGGGTCAGGGTTTCTCGTCGCGGCGGAAATAGAGTTGATACAGCATCCGCTGGCCGATCCGCCGGAACGGCGCGAACGGATGTCCGGGCAAAGGCGACGTGAAGATCGGCAAGGTCTGCTTCGCGCCCTTTCCCGCAATGCGTTCGGCGAGCCGCCGGCCGGCCTGCTGCGAATACGACACACCGTTGCCGCCATAGCCGAGCGCGTAGTACACCGTCTGCATGGGATCCGGCTGATACACGCGCGGCATCATGTCGTGGCTGACGTCCACCCAGCCCCACCATGAATAATCGATCGTGACGCCGCGCAAGGCCGGAAACTTGCGGACCATGCCTTCCACCAGCAGATCGTAGTGGCGCGAATTCGGCGCATCGGCGCCGGTGATCGCGGAACGGCTGCCGATCTGCAAACGGTTGTCCGGCAGGAAACGATAGTAGAAGCGCAACGTGCGCGTATCCGTGAGCACCTGGGTCGTGCGAAAGTTGCACGCGGCGATTTCCTGCTTCGTGAGCGGGCGCGTGACCATCGAATTCGACAGGATCGGCATGACGCGGCTGCGCAGCGAAGGGTGCAGCGTTTGCGCCGTGTACGCGCCGGTCGCAATGCCGACCGCCCGCGCGCGCACGGTGCCGCCGGGCGTACGCAAATGATGCACGCCGTTGATGGTTTCCCAGCCGAGCACGGGGCTCGCCGGATGCACCCTGGCGCCTGCTTCACGGGCAAGTCGCAGATAGCCGAAGGCGAGCTTCAACGCATGAATGCCGATGCCCTCCGGCTCGTGAAGCGCGCCGGCCGCTTCCGCGTCGTTGACGTACTCGCGCTGGAGGGTGCGCTTGTCGATCAGTTCGGACGGGTAGCCGAACACGTCCTTCCAGACTTTGGCCTCGGCTGCGAGCTTCTGCATGATGCGCGGGCGGTGCGCAATCAGAAAATGGCCGCCCGGTTGCGGATCGCAATCGATCTCCGCGATCAGCGACTTGAAGTTATCGAACCCTTCCTGAATCTCGTCGTGCATTTTCAATGCGACGTCTTTACCCCAGCGCTCGATCCATTGGGAACGCGACAGCCGGCCCGAGGCGTTCTGACCTTGCCCGCCGTTGCGGCTGCTGCAACCCCAGCTCGTCTTGTTGGCTTCCAGCACGACCGCCTTGATGCCGTGCTCCCGCGCGAGACAAAGCGCGGTAGCGAGCCCGGTATAGCCGCCGCCGATAATCGCCACATCCACGTCGACGTCCGCGGTGATCGGG
Above is a genomic segment from Paraburkholderia aromaticivorans containing:
- a CDS encoding NAD(P)/FAD-dependent oxidoreductase is translated as MEHSEIERVAQGMPSRRDDDTRYDPAYDPLVSPGPGWGKQYAPTYWVATAGTPPEDDGPITADVDVDVAIIGGGYTGLATALCLAREHGIKAVVLEANKTSWGCSSRNGGQGQNASGRLSRSQWIERWGKDVALKMHDEIQEGFDNFKSLIAEIDCDPQPGGHFLIAHRPRIMQKLAAEAKVWKDVFGYPSELIDKRTLQREYVNDAEAAGALHEPEGIGIHALKLAFGYLRLAREAGARVHPASPVLGWETINGVHHLRTPGGTVRARAVGIATGAYTAQTLHPSLRSRVMPILSNSMVTRPLTKQEIAACNFRTTQVLTDTRTLRFYYRFLPDNRLQIGSRSAITGADAPNSRHYDLLVEGMVRKFPALRGVTIDYSWWGWVDVSHDMMPRVYQPDPMQTVYYALGYGGNGVSYSQQAGRRLAERIAGKGAKQTLPIFTSPLPGHPFAPFRRIGQRMLYQLYFRRDEKP
- a CDS encoding amino acid permease, whose translation is MQRSTETTELKAGLKQRHMTMIALGGVIGAGLFVGSGVVVQQAGPAAVLSFLITGALVVLVMRMLGEMACAMPAVGSFYEYARLAFGGKRASGNLAGFLTGWMYWYFWVIVVAVEAVAGAKLVQFWLPDVPAWAISLVLLVTLTATNLVSVGSYGEFEFWFASIKVAAIMVFLFLGGMYVLGLWPASKHVTEVLPTLLSHGGLMPKGIGPVLSGAVAATGFYFGAEIVTIAAAEAQEPAKAVAKATNSVITRVLVFYVGSILLVVALVPWNSPKMATPYVSALDAMGIPAAASVMNAIVLTAVLSALNSGLYAASRMIFALTRHGDAPAALARVNRRGVPVRAILIGTVFGYASVVMSYVSPDTVFAFLVNSYGTVAIFVYVLIAISQLKLRARIERDAPQTLRVRMWCYPYLTWVAIIGMVGILVAMAFIPEQRQPLWFGVASLGVLLLAYPLRGRRSDAIFGEPETVEYRHHHR